The [Eubacterium] siraeum genome contains a region encoding:
- a CDS encoding aldo/keto reductase, producing the protein MMFAPNENRYDKMVYNRLGNSGLKVSAVSLGLWQNFGFGSDFATAEEMVHTAFDLGITHFDIANNYGHPYNGSAEENFGKILDRGMREYRDELCISTKAGYEMWDGPYGDKNGSRKYLTASLDQSLKRMKLDYVDIYYHHIFDPDTPLEETALALDNAVRQGKALYVGISNYNRQQTEEIQKIFKELRTPFIVNQPSYSMLNRWVERDNLDKYCLDNNLSLAVFSPLYQGFLTDKYLHGVPEDSRLAKGGAPWLEGQLDDIMLKRLNALNEIALSRGQKLSQMALSWVLHNKAVATVLIGASRPSQIVENAECINKLDFTDEEISAIEAVLK; encoded by the coding sequence ATTATGTTTGCTCCAAATGAAAACCGTTACGACAAAATGGTCTACAATCGACTGGGCAACAGCGGACTTAAGGTTTCCGCAGTTTCGCTCGGATTATGGCAGAATTTCGGCTTCGGCTCGGATTTTGCGACTGCCGAGGAGATGGTGCATACCGCATTCGATCTCGGCATTACTCATTTTGACATTGCCAACAATTACGGACATCCTTACAACGGAAGTGCGGAAGAAAACTTCGGCAAGATTCTCGACCGTGGTATGAGGGAATACCGTGACGAGCTGTGCATTTCCACAAAGGCAGGCTATGAAATGTGGGACGGACCTTACGGCGACAAGAACGGCTCAAGAAAATACCTTACAGCCTCTCTCGACCAAAGCCTTAAACGTATGAAGCTCGATTATGTCGACATCTACTATCATCACATTTTCGATCCCGACACACCGCTTGAAGAAACTGCGCTTGCGCTTGACAATGCGGTAAGACAGGGTAAGGCTCTCTATGTCGGAATTTCAAATTACAACAGACAGCAGACCGAAGAAATTCAGAAAATATTCAAAGAGCTGAGAACGCCGTTTATAGTAAATCAGCCGTCATATTCAATGCTCAATCGCTGGGTGGAACGTGACAATCTCGATAAATACTGCCTCGACAACAACCTCAGCCTTGCCGTATTCTCACCGCTTTATCAGGGCTTTCTTACAGATAAGTATCTCCACGGCGTTCCCGAAGATTCACGTCTTGCTAAAGGCGGCGCACCGTGGCTTGAGGGACAGCTTGATGATATAATGCTTAAGCGTCTTAATGCTCTGAATGAAATTGCGCTGAGCAGAGGACAGAAGCTGTCTCAGATGGCACTTTCGTGGGTACTTCATAATAAGGCTGTAGCAACCGTCCTTATCGGTGCAAGCCGCCCGTCACAGATAGTCGAAAATGCGGAGTGCATCAATAAGCTCGATTTTACCGATGAGGAAATATCCGCAATCGAAGCCGTTCTTAAATAA
- a CDS encoding macro domain-containing protein, giving the protein MPLKIVRADITKFPCDAVVNAANESLLGGGGVDGAIHRAAGEELYKECLALGGCRTGEAKITSGCKMPCRYIIHTVGPIWRGGDFGEKQLLESCYRNSLSLALKNGCESVAFPMISAGVYGYPKEQAFRVASDTILDFLATHEQADDMTVYIVIFDSDSFLRANKLFSDIESYIDDNYAQSHTDESAEKSRRLFRGKLPDTATTHCFPTAATAHKKAFDDMCVLEAEAETQQDGTLEDALGSIDESFSQMLLRKIDESGMKDSECYKKANIDRKLFSKIRSNIDYKPSKPTAVAFAIALGLSLPETAELLMKAGYALSHSNKFDIIIEYFIKNNIYDIITINETLFSYDQMLLGA; this is encoded by the coding sequence ATGCCGTTAAAGATAGTCCGTGCAGATATTACAAAATTTCCTTGCGATGCGGTAGTAAATGCCGCCAATGAATCATTGCTCGGCGGAGGAGGAGTGGACGGCGCAATACACCGTGCCGCAGGTGAGGAGCTTTATAAAGAGTGCCTCGCACTCGGCGGATGCAGGACGGGCGAAGCCAAAATCACAAGCGGATGTAAAATGCCTTGCAGATATATAATCCACACGGTAGGCCCTATATGGCGGGGCGGCGATTTCGGCGAAAAACAACTGCTTGAAAGCTGTTACAGAAATTCCTTGTCGCTTGCTTTGAAAAATGGTTGTGAATCGGTTGCGTTTCCGATGATTTCGGCAGGAGTTTACGGATACCCAAAAGAACAGGCGTTCCGTGTTGCGTCCGATACGATTCTCGATTTTCTCGCCACTCACGAACAGGCTGACGATATGACGGTCTATATTGTCATTTTTGACAGCGACAGCTTTCTGAGGGCAAACAAGCTGTTTTCTGATATAGAAAGCTACATTGATGATAATTACGCTCAGAGCCATACCGATGAGTCGGCTGAAAAAAGCCGCAGATTATTTAGGGGAAAGCTGCCGGACACAGCAACCACACATTGTTTTCCTACGGCTGCAACCGCACACAAAAAAGCGTTTGACGATATGTGCGTTCTCGAAGCCGAAGCGGAAACGCAACAAGACGGTACGCTTGAGGATGCACTGGGCAGTATAGACGAAAGCTTCTCGCAGATGCTCCTGCGCAAGATAGATGAAAGCGGTATGAAGGATTCGGAGTGCTATAAAAAGGCTAACATTGACCGCAAGCTGTTTTCTAAGATTCGCAGCAACATTGATTATAAGCCGTCAAAGCCTACAGCCGTTGCTTTTGCGATAGCGCTTGGTCTGTCGCTCCCCGAAACCGCCGAACTGTTGATGAAAGCAGGCTATGCCCTGTCGCACAGCAACAAGTTTGACATTATAATAGAGTATTTTATCAAAAACAACATTTACGACATAATCACAATTAACGAAACGCTGTTCTCTTACGATCAGATGTTGCTCGGCGCATAA
- the pfkB gene encoding 1-phosphofructokinase, with protein MIYTVTFNPAVDYIVRTKALTAGAVNRSESEEIYFGGKGINVSLVLSELGVKSKALGFVAGFTGEAIEKGITEKGIDADFVHLEKGFSRINVKIKSDEETELNGQGPEITAEAIDLLFTKLDSLKAGDTLVLAGSIPSSLPLDIYERIMARLSDRGIRFVVDATKELLLNVLKYKPFLIKPNNFELGEMFGVELKTNEDIIKYAGKLREKGAVNVLISMAGDGAILLDEHGKTHICGVCKGKVRNSVGAGDSMVAGFIAGCENGDYEYALKLGTASGGATAFSDGLAEKKTIDELMEQLA; from the coding sequence ATGATATATACGGTAACATTCAACCCGGCTGTTGATTATATCGTGCGTACAAAAGCGCTTACGGCAGGAGCGGTAAACCGCTCGGAAAGCGAGGAGATATACTTCGGCGGAAAGGGCATAAACGTTTCGCTGGTATTATCCGAGCTTGGCGTAAAGTCAAAGGCACTCGGTTTCGTTGCAGGTTTCACAGGCGAGGCAATTGAAAAGGGCATCACAGAAAAGGGCATAGACGCCGACTTTGTTCATCTTGAAAAAGGCTTTTCGAGAATAAACGTCAAGATAAAGTCGGACGAGGAAACCGAGCTTAACGGACAAGGCCCCGAGATAACAGCGGAAGCCATAGACCTGCTTTTTACAAAGCTGGATTCCTTGAAGGCGGGCGACACTCTGGTGCTTGCAGGCAGTATCCCTTCATCGCTTCCCTTGGATATTTACGAGCGTATTATGGCACGTCTTAGCGACAGAGGGATAAGATTTGTGGTAGATGCCACAAAGGAGCTGTTGCTGAACGTTCTCAAGTACAAGCCGTTCCTCATAAAGCCCAACAATTTCGAGCTTGGCGAAATGTTCGGAGTAGAGCTTAAGACAAACGAGGATATAATAAAGTACGCAGGAAAGCTCAGAGAAAAAGGCGCTGTAAATGTCCTTATTTCTATGGCGGGCGACGGAGCGATACTTCTTGACGAACACGGCAAGACCCATATCTGCGGAGTATGCAAGGGCAAGGTAAGAAATTCCGTAGGTGCAGGCGATTCAATGGTGGCAGGCTTTATCGCAGGCTGTGAAAACGGCGACTATGAATATGCGCTTAAACTTGGTACAGCATCCGGCGGAGCAACGGCATTTTCCGACGGACTTGCAGAAAAGAAAACAATAGACGAGCTTATGGAGCAGTTAGCTTAA
- a CDS encoding VWA domain-containing protein translates to MKKINVKTARANKINHSTEMVFILDRSGSMAGLESDTIGGFNAMIEKQKKQPGKAYVSTVLFDTSTTVLHDRAELATVKPMTADDYFAGGCTALLDAIGGAINHIGNIHKYARPEDIPAHTIFVITTDGLENASRRYSKSDIKHMIERQRSKYGWEFLFIGANIDAIVTAESFGIEQSRAVNYHADKKGTEVLYDAISAPLTAMRSKGRIDDNWSEEIEEDFNNRK, encoded by the coding sequence ATGAAAAAGATAAACGTTAAAACAGCAAGAGCAAACAAGATAAACCATTCGACCGAGATGGTATTCATACTCGACAGGAGTGGCTCAATGGCAGGCCTTGAATCCGACACAATCGGCGGCTTCAACGCAATGATAGAAAAGCAGAAAAAACAGCCCGGCAAGGCATACGTTTCAACCGTGCTGTTCGACACATCGACAACCGTACTTCACGACAGAGCGGAGCTTGCCACCGTAAAGCCTATGACGGCTGACGATTACTTCGCAGGCGGATGCACAGCACTGCTTGACGCAATAGGCGGAGCAATAAACCATATAGGAAATATCCACAAGTACGCACGTCCGGAGGATATACCCGCTCACACAATATTCGTGATAACAACCGACGGTCTGGAAAACGCAAGCCGTCGTTACAGCAAGAGCGATATAAAACATATGATAGAGCGTCAGAGATCGAAATACGGCTGGGAATTTCTCTTTATCGGAGCAAATATAGACGCAATAGTAACAGCCGAATCTTTCGGTATCGAACAATCAAGAGCCGTTAATTATCACGCAGATAAGAAAGGCACAGAGGTACTCTATGACGCAATTTCCGCTCCGCTCACCGCAATGCGCAGTAAGGGCAGGATAGATGATAACTGGAGCGAGGAAATAGAGGAAGATTTCAACAACCGTAAATAA
- a CDS encoding Fic family protein yields MKKMPLKKLFHIDREAYKSEYEKRFNDDDTVHLDIEISGNAAFLCQTKEMFGSIISIERTNTKIVNMCSVLPEKALIQYRTRCLTDEIVLTNNIEGVHSTRKEINEILSDLSTKDRKKRFVGLVKKYATLSQNEEIPLRTGRDIRKIYDDIFYDEINATDPSNLPDGTIFRKNDVNVYSPTQKVIHTGVHPESEIISIMDKSLNFLANADCDILIRIAVFHYLFGYIHPFYDGNGRTDRFISSYLLSKELNSLIGYHISYTIKENINKYYNAFDTCNHPLNKGDLTPFAEMFLNLVDISMKQLYDEIKNKLDKFNFYGDLCPKLPNADHKDIERLYYVLIQAALFSENGISQKELESFFNVSYSSVRNKLSSIPADLLIKNTRERHAYYMLDLDKVDIMFSK; encoded by the coding sequence ATGAAAAAAATGCCGCTTAAAAAACTCTTTCATATTGATAGGGAAGCTTATAAATCGGAATATGAAAAACGCTTCAATGACGATGATACTGTTCATCTTGATATAGAAATTTCGGGCAATGCCGCTTTCTTATGTCAGACGAAAGAAATGTTCGGCAGTATTATTTCCATTGAGCGTACCAACACCAAAATTGTCAATATGTGTTCGGTATTACCTGAGAAAGCTCTTATACAATACCGTACACGTTGTCTTACAGATGAGATCGTGCTTACAAACAACATAGAAGGTGTACACAGCACACGAAAAGAAATAAATGAAATACTGTCCGATCTTTCAACGAAAGACAGAAAAAAACGTTTTGTCGGACTTGTCAAAAAATATGCAACGTTGTCACAGAATGAGGAAATACCTCTGCGTACCGGACGGGACATAAGAAAAATATATGACGATATTTTTTACGATGAGATAAATGCAACAGACCCTTCAAATCTTCCTGACGGCACAATTTTCAGAAAAAACGATGTAAATGTATATTCGCCTACACAAAAGGTTATCCATACCGGTGTTCATCCGGAATCGGAAATAATATCAATAATGGATAAATCGTTGAATTTTCTTGCAAATGCCGACTGTGATATTTTAATAAGGATAGCTGTTTTTCACTATCTTTTCGGCTATATTCACCCATTCTATGACGGCAACGGCAGAACAGACCGTTTCATCAGCAGTTATCTTCTGTCAAAAGAGCTTAACAGTCTTATCGGATACCACATTTCTTATACGATAAAAGAAAATATAAATAAGTACTATAACGCTTTTGATACCTGCAATCATCCTTTGAACAAAGGCGACCTTACACCTTTTGCGGAGATGTTTCTGAACCTTGTAGACATTTCTATGAAACAATTATATGATGAAATCAAAAACAAGCTTGATAAATTCAATTTTTACGGCGACTTATGTCCAAAACTGCCCAATGCAGATCATAAAGATATAGAAAGGCTTTATTATGTGTTGATACAAGCGGCACTGTTTTCAGAAAACGGTATATCTCAAAAAGAGCTTGAAAGCTTTTTTAATGTGTCTTACTCCTCTGTGCGAAACAAGCTGAGCAGTATACCCGCTGATTTACTCATCAAAAACACAAGGGAAAGACACGCATATTATATGCTTGACCTTGACAAAGTTGACATTATGTTTTCGAAATAA